In Streptomyces sp. NBC_01426, one genomic interval encodes:
- a CDS encoding agmatine deiminase family protein: MSPLSPPSPTYPRMPAEWAEHEACLMAWPTRPALWGPAFAAARREYAAVARAIADFEPVIMIAAADSVDEARAVFGDDPGVEVIELPIDDSWLRDSGPIFAYDEQGDRVGVDFRFNAWGEKHYPWTADDKLASLLLDRLGIPRAHSSMILEGGAITVDGEGTLITTEQCLLHPNRNPRMSRAEIEDEIRRRLGVEKIIWLPYGGLEDTETDGHVDGVAAFVAPGTVVVSLPEDPAHPDHARMRANLAVLEASTDARGRALRIVTVPQTSHGEVEGTPVEVCHLNFYLANGGCVVPVAGTPEDEAALAVLAEALPGRKVVGVPAPVIAFGGGGVHCITQQLPKDLNA, encoded by the coding sequence ATGAGTCCGCTGAGTCCGCCGAGCCCGACATACCCCCGCATGCCCGCCGAGTGGGCCGAGCACGAGGCCTGCCTGATGGCGTGGCCCACCCGGCCCGCCCTGTGGGGACCGGCCTTCGCGGCGGCCCGGCGCGAGTACGCGGCGGTGGCCCGCGCCATCGCCGACTTCGAACCGGTCATCATGATCGCCGCGGCCGACTCGGTGGACGAGGCCCGTGCCGTCTTCGGCGACGATCCCGGAGTCGAGGTGATCGAGTTGCCGATCGACGACTCCTGGCTGCGCGACTCCGGCCCGATCTTCGCCTACGACGAGCAGGGCGACCGGGTGGGCGTCGACTTCCGCTTCAACGCGTGGGGCGAGAAGCACTACCCCTGGACCGCCGACGACAAGCTCGCCTCGCTCCTCCTGGACCGGCTCGGCATCCCGCGCGCGCACTCCTCGATGATCCTCGAAGGCGGTGCCATCACCGTCGACGGCGAGGGCACCCTGATCACCACCGAGCAGTGTCTGTTGCACCCGAACCGCAACCCGCGCATGAGCCGCGCGGAGATCGAGGACGAGATCAGGCGCCGGCTCGGCGTCGAGAAGATCATCTGGCTGCCGTACGGGGGCCTGGAGGACACCGAGACCGACGGCCACGTCGACGGCGTCGCCGCCTTCGTCGCCCCCGGCACCGTGGTCGTCTCCCTTCCCGAGGACCCCGCCCACCCCGACCACGCCCGGATGCGCGCCAACCTCGCCGTCCTGGAGGCCTCCACCGACGCCCGCGGCCGCGCCCTGCGGATCGTCACCGTCCCGCAGACCTCCCACGGCGAGGTCGAGGGCACCCCGGTCGAGGTCTGCCACCTCAACTTCTACCTCGCCAACGGCGGCTGCGTGGTGCCCGTCGCAGGCACGCCCGAGGACGAGGCCGCCCTCGCCGTCCTCGCCGAGGCGCTGCCCGGCCGCAAGGTGGTGGGGGTCCCCGCGCCCGTCATCGCGTTCGGCGGCGGCGGCGTCCACTGCATCACCCAGCAGCTCCCGAAGGACCTGAACGCATGA
- a CDS encoding AMP-binding protein translates to MTENSATHTFLAARDFLLERRGDYDAAHAGFTWPRPERFNWALDWFDHIARGNTADALRIVEEDGTGEGVSFEELSASSGAAANWLRAQGVAAGDRILVMLGNQRELWDVMLAAMKLRAVVIPATPLLGAADLRDRVERGRVRHVITRAEDTGKFDDVPGAYTRIAAGPRGTAGPATAAGSEVPAGWLRLADFHTADRSFSPDAETLAGDPLMLYFTSGTTARPKLVEHTHASYPIGHLSTMYWLGLRPGDVHLNIASPGWAKHAWSNLFAPWNAGATVFVHNYTRFDAERLMAEMDRGGVTTFCAPPTVWRMLIQSDLTKLRNPPREAVAAGEPLNPEVIERIREAWGVTIRDGFGQTETTLQVGNFPGVPVKPGSMGRPAPGYEIVLLDSVTGKESEREGEVCVDLRTRPAGVMTGYRDDPERTAEAMADGLYRTGDIAARDADGYLTYVGRADDVFKASDYKISPFELESALLEHEAVAEAAVVPAPDPLRLAVPKAYITLAAGWEPGKETARLLFEHSRAVLSPYKRVRRIEFGELPKTVSGKIRRVELRELTEAGSGAEYDEADLD, encoded by the coding sequence ATGACGGAGAACAGCGCCACCCACACCTTCCTGGCCGCGCGGGACTTCCTGCTCGAACGTCGCGGGGACTACGACGCCGCCCACGCCGGATTCACCTGGCCCCGCCCCGAGCGGTTCAACTGGGCCCTCGACTGGTTCGACCACATCGCCCGGGGGAACACGGCCGACGCCCTGCGCATCGTCGAGGAGGACGGAACCGGCGAGGGCGTGTCCTTCGAGGAGCTGAGCGCGAGTTCGGGAGCCGCGGCGAACTGGCTGCGCGCCCAGGGCGTCGCGGCGGGGGACCGGATCCTGGTCATGCTCGGCAACCAGCGTGAACTGTGGGACGTCATGCTCGCCGCGATGAAGCTCCGGGCCGTGGTCATCCCCGCGACCCCGCTGCTCGGGGCCGCCGACCTCCGCGATCGGGTCGAACGGGGCCGGGTACGGCACGTCATCACGCGCGCCGAGGACACCGGCAAGTTCGACGACGTGCCCGGCGCCTACACCCGGATCGCCGCCGGACCGCGCGGCACCGCGGGCCCCGCGACCGCCGCCGGATCCGAGGTCCCGGCCGGCTGGCTGCGACTGGCCGACTTCCACACCGCCGACCGGAGTTTCAGCCCGGACGCGGAGACCCTGGCCGGTGACCCCCTGATGCTGTACTTCACCTCGGGGACCACCGCCCGGCCCAAGCTCGTCGAGCACACCCACGCCTCGTACCCGATCGGGCACCTCTCCACCATGTACTGGCTCGGGCTGCGCCCCGGCGACGTCCACCTCAACATCGCCTCGCCCGGGTGGGCCAAGCACGCCTGGTCCAACCTCTTCGCGCCCTGGAACGCCGGTGCGACCGTCTTCGTCCACAACTACACGCGCTTCGACGCCGAGCGGCTGATGGCCGAGATGGACCGGGGCGGCGTCACCACCTTCTGCGCCCCGCCCACCGTCTGGCGGATGCTGATCCAGTCCGACCTCACCAAGCTCCGCAACCCCCCGCGCGAGGCGGTCGCCGCGGGCGAACCGCTCAACCCGGAGGTCATCGAAAGGATCCGCGAGGCCTGGGGCGTGACCATCCGCGACGGCTTCGGCCAGACCGAGACGACCCTTCAGGTGGGCAACTTCCCGGGGGTGCCCGTCAAGCCCGGCTCCATGGGACGCCCGGCGCCCGGCTACGAGATCGTGCTCCTGGACTCCGTCACCGGCAAGGAGTCCGAGCGGGAGGGCGAGGTCTGCGTGGACCTGCGGACCCGCCCCGCCGGGGTGATGACCGGCTACCGCGACGACCCGGAGCGCACCGCGGAGGCCATGGCGGACGGGCTGTACCGCACGGGGGACATCGCCGCGCGGGACGCCGACGGCTACCTCACCTACGTGGGGCGGGCCGACGACGTGTTCAAGGCCTCGGACTACAAGATCAGTCCGTTCGAGCTGGAGAGCGCGCTGCTGGAGCACGAGGCCGTGGCCGAGGCCGCCGTGGTCCCCGCTCCGGACCCGCTCCGGCTGGCGGTGCCGAAGGCGTACATCACGCTCGCCGCGGGTTGGGAGCCGGGGAAGGAGACGGCCCGGCTGCTGTTCGAGCACTCACGGGCGGTGCTCTCCCCGTACAAGAGGGTCCGGCGCATCGAGTTCGGGGAGCTGCCGAAGACCGTGTCCGGCAAGATCCGCCGGGTCGAGCTGCGCGAACTCACCGAGGCCGGGTCCGGGGCGGAGTACGACGAGGCCGACCTGGACTGA
- a CDS encoding NACHT domain-containing protein, protein MRGSAFSGIRVNEDERVDTEKPGLAEGEHRGMRDGLEELKSQLRQLRAERRLSMSGLELRAGLGHTTVSKALNGPTVPSEATVAALAQALGAEAGPLLKLRRQALPAVLAPPRQQAPKNSLDGDVDARFEERYRRYVEQRHGQLSVIGLDLSRPERASWPLDASYLSLEFATSTRAVGQGGSAGFSADSGLASSVGSGAQMETERAEQALAGLRRVLVRGMAGGGKSTLLQWLALATAREDLPVELANLKGLVPFMLPLRTLVRGGDLPGPQEYLRAVGCPLHAAQPPGWTDRVLDDGRALLLIDGLDEIPQTQRAQAQQWLRELLAAFPRATYVVTTRPSAVPEGWLAGHGFTELTVRPMSARDVAVFVTRWHTAARASADPGQEFEHLAALEEALKDTVRSQRDLARLATTPLLCALVCALNRDRRGHLPHGRMELYEAALSLLLVRRDRERDIDAPENLVVTEHQNIQLLQRLAYWLVRNGQTELDRETALALIDDALPAMPNLAQQGDAADVLAHLLARSGLLRTPAAETIDFVHRTFQDFLGAKAAIEARDIPLLVRNAHDDQWEDVVRMAVAHARPNERTTLLRRLIARGDRTQKHRTRLHLLATACLEYATELDPEIRQEVEQRAKALVPPRSEEEARTLAAVGPVILDVLPGPEGLEEDEARAVVETAELIGGDAALTLLKKFRTSYPAWWALSNAWKSFDAHDYAHEVLAHMTHLEAVTIRSREELAELHHLPSLDHVAFIGDFSGAEMTTPWAPADVRVLNIDRNPTLRDLDFLHPYTGLKRIAFFQCPNVAGLKPLAELSVDVIELHGCGAARLEDLKDLTGLRELGLSMELPNHDLGALPTGADLTRLTLGPNACAQLTLSGITSWPNLNRLDLSGPVEGLPQAMVELPELRDLILANNAGLFMLEQIPTCPQITELYLGQWRSGDDLALVRAKFPGLQDITIWAYLGCRRVDLTPLRGMPDLRIRILHALEVVGAEHFPPESVIRTPRPR, encoded by the coding sequence ATGCGGGGATCGGCGTTCAGCGGCATTCGGGTGAACGAAGATGAACGAGTCGATACCGAGAAGCCGGGACTGGCCGAGGGGGAGCACCGGGGTATGCGGGACGGGCTGGAGGAACTGAAGTCGCAGTTGCGACAGTTGCGGGCCGAGCGCCGGTTGTCGATGTCGGGGCTGGAGTTGCGGGCGGGGTTAGGGCACACGACCGTCAGCAAGGCGCTGAACGGCCCTACCGTGCCCAGTGAGGCCACCGTCGCAGCGCTGGCGCAGGCGTTGGGCGCGGAGGCCGGCCCGCTGCTCAAACTGCGTCGCCAAGCGCTACCTGCTGTCCTGGCTCCGCCCCGACAGCAGGCCCCCAAGAACAGCCTCGACGGGGACGTGGACGCGCGGTTCGAAGAGCGGTACAGGCGGTATGTGGAGCAGCGGCACGGGCAGCTGTCCGTCATCGGGCTTGATCTCTCCCGCCCGGAGAGGGCGTCGTGGCCGCTGGACGCCTCTTACCTGAGCCTCGAATTCGCCACGTCGACGCGGGCCGTCGGCCAGGGCGGGAGTGCCGGTTTCAGTGCTGACTCGGGATTGGCCTCGTCAGTAGGCTCCGGGGCGCAGATGGAGACCGAGCGGGCTGAGCAGGCGTTGGCCGGCCTCCGTCGAGTTCTGGTGCGAGGGATGGCGGGGGGAGGTAAGAGCACCCTGCTGCAGTGGCTCGCCCTCGCGACTGCCCGGGAGGACCTGCCCGTCGAACTGGCGAACTTGAAGGGGCTTGTGCCGTTCATGCTGCCGCTGCGGACGCTGGTGCGCGGCGGTGATCTGCCCGGGCCCCAGGAGTACCTGAGGGCGGTCGGCTGCCCGCTGCACGCAGCTCAGCCGCCGGGCTGGACCGACCGAGTCTTGGATGACGGGCGGGCCCTGCTGCTGATCGACGGCCTCGACGAGATTCCGCAGACCCAGCGAGCTCAGGCCCAGCAGTGGCTCCGTGAACTGCTGGCCGCCTTTCCGCGCGCGACCTACGTGGTGACCACTCGGCCATCCGCAGTCCCGGAGGGGTGGCTGGCAGGGCACGGATTCACCGAACTGACCGTCCGGCCGATGAGCGCCCGTGACGTGGCGGTGTTCGTCACCCGCTGGCACACAGCCGCGCGCGCCAGTGCGGACCCCGGGCAGGAATTTGAGCACCTGGCCGCTCTGGAAGAGGCACTGAAGGACACCGTGCGCTCCCAGCGGGACCTCGCCCGCCTTGCCACTACTCCACTGCTCTGTGCCCTGGTCTGCGCGCTGAACCGTGACCGGCGGGGCCACCTCCCTCACGGCCGTATGGAGCTCTACGAAGCGGCCCTGTCGCTGCTGCTGGTCCGCCGTGACCGGGAACGCGACATCGACGCCCCCGAGAACCTCGTAGTCACCGAGCACCAGAACATCCAGCTCCTGCAACGTCTGGCCTACTGGCTCGTCCGCAACGGCCAGACCGAACTGGACCGAGAAACGGCACTCGCGCTCATTGACGACGCTCTGCCTGCCATGCCGAACCTTGCCCAGCAAGGCGACGCGGCCGACGTGCTCGCACATCTGCTCGCCCGCTCTGGTCTCCTGCGCACCCCTGCGGCCGAGACGATCGACTTCGTCCACCGCACCTTCCAGGACTTCCTTGGAGCCAAAGCCGCCATCGAAGCTCGCGACATCCCGCTCCTGGTACGCAACGCTCACGACGACCAGTGGGAAGACGTCGTGCGCATGGCCGTCGCCCATGCCCGTCCCAACGAACGCACGACCCTTCTGCGCCGCCTCATCGCCCGCGGTGACCGCACTCAGAAGCACCGCACCCGCCTGCATCTACTTGCGACAGCCTGCCTCGAGTACGCCACGGAACTCGACCCTGAAATACGCCAGGAAGTCGAGCAACGCGCCAAGGCCCTTGTCCCCCCACGCAGCGAGGAGGAGGCCAGGACCCTCGCCGCGGTTGGCCCCGTCATCCTTGACGTCCTCCCCGGCCCCGAGGGCCTCGAAGAAGACGAAGCGCGAGCGGTTGTGGAGACCGCCGAACTCATCGGTGGCGATGCTGCCCTGACGCTGCTCAAGAAATTCCGCACGAGCTATCCGGCATGGTGGGCCCTGTCCAATGCTTGGAAGAGCTTCGACGCCCACGACTATGCCCACGAAGTCCTCGCGCACATGACCCACCTCGAGGCTGTCACTATCCGCTCACGGGAGGAGCTGGCGGAGCTGCACCATCTGCCGTCGCTCGACCATGTCGCCTTCATCGGGGATTTCTCCGGTGCCGAGATGACAACCCCCTGGGCGCCGGCGGACGTCCGAGTGTTGAACATTGACAGGAACCCGACCCTTCGGGATCTGGACTTCCTACACCCGTACACCGGACTGAAACGGATCGCTTTCTTCCAGTGCCCGAATGTGGCGGGCCTGAAGCCCCTGGCCGAGCTGTCTGTCGACGTAATCGAGCTCCATGGCTGCGGGGCGGCCCGGCTCGAAGACCTTAAGGATCTGACCGGACTCCGTGAACTCGGCCTCAGCATGGAATTGCCAAACCACGATCTCGGTGCACTGCCCACCGGCGCAGACCTCACGCGTCTGACGCTTGGACCGAATGCCTGTGCACAGCTCACTCTGAGCGGCATCACAAGCTGGCCCAATCTCAACCGGCTGGACCTATCCGGCCCCGTCGAGGGATTGCCGCAAGCGATGGTCGAGCTGCCTGAGCTCCGCGACCTCATTCTGGCGAACAACGCCGGCTTGTTCATGCTCGAACAGATCCCGACTTGCCCTCAGATCACCGAGCTGTATCTGGGTCAGTGGAGAAGCGGCGACGACCTTGCCCTTGTTCGCGCTAAGTTCCCCGGGCTTCAAGACATCACCATCTGGGCGTACCTCGGCTGCCGGCGCGTAGACCTCACTCCGCTCCGCGGTATGCCCGACCTCAGGATTCGGATTCTCCACGCCCTCGAAGTCGTCGGGGCGGAGCACTTCCCACCCGAAAGCGTCATCCGCACTCCTCGTCCGCGGTGA
- a CDS encoding winged helix DNA-binding domain-containing protein, with translation MASRTAPVLDTRALNRATLARQLLLSRAEMSARDAVAHLLGLQAQNVKPPYYQLHARLAGFRPAELAGLMESREVVRMVTMRSTIHTHTADDALTLRPLVQAARDREVNQFRKGLVGVDLDRLALDARAFVEAEPRTMGEIREELLKEWPDADPQSLSVAARCLLPLVQVTPRGVWGRSGQVRLTTVENWLRRPAGKTRSVGQPQGVREARGTGTREAQAAGEARGVDDVVLRYLGAFGPASVKDMQTWAGLTRLKESFERLRPRLLTFRDENGVELFDLPDAPRPDAGTTAPPRFLPEFDNLLLSHADRSRVIAPELKGRTWTGNQAHRVLLLDGFLGGLWTADAGVLTVELFGPASRALKEEIVAEGETLLADMADSPAGTSTRTGAGTRTGASTVAVRFGSIRG, from the coding sequence ATGGCCTCCAGAACCGCTCCCGTACTCGACACCCGCGCACTGAACCGTGCCACGCTGGCCCGCCAGCTGCTGCTGAGCCGCGCCGAGATGTCCGCGCGGGACGCCGTCGCGCACCTGCTCGGGCTCCAGGCGCAGAACGTCAAGCCGCCGTACTACCAGCTGCACGCCCGACTCGCCGGGTTCAGGCCCGCCGAGCTGGCCGGGCTGATGGAGTCCCGCGAGGTGGTCCGGATGGTCACCATGCGCTCGACCATCCACACCCACACCGCGGACGACGCGCTGACGCTCCGGCCGCTGGTCCAGGCGGCGCGCGACCGCGAGGTCAACCAGTTCCGCAAGGGTCTCGTCGGGGTGGACCTGGACCGGCTGGCCCTCGACGCGCGCGCCTTCGTGGAGGCCGAGCCGCGCACCATGGGGGAGATCCGCGAGGAGCTCCTCAAGGAGTGGCCCGACGCCGACCCGCAGTCCCTGTCCGTCGCCGCGCGCTGCCTGTTGCCGCTCGTACAGGTCACCCCGCGCGGGGTGTGGGGGCGCAGCGGGCAGGTACGGCTCACGACCGTGGAGAACTGGCTCCGGCGGCCGGCCGGGAAGACGCGGAGCGTCGGGCAGCCGCAAGGCGTGAGGGAAGCGCGGGGCACGGGCACGCGGGAAGCCCAGGCCGCGGGTGAGGCGCGGGGCGTCGATGACGTGGTGCTGCGCTATCTCGGCGCCTTCGGGCCGGCCTCGGTGAAGGACATGCAGACCTGGGCCGGGCTGACCCGGCTGAAGGAGTCGTTCGAGCGGTTGCGGCCGCGGCTGCTCACCTTCCGCGACGAGAACGGTGTCGAGCTGTTCGACCTGCCCGACGCGCCGAGGCCCGATGCCGGGACGACGGCCCCGCCGCGGTTCCTTCCCGAGTTCGACAACCTGCTGCTCTCCCACGCCGACCGGTCCCGGGTGATCGCCCCGGAGTTGAAGGGCCGCACGTGGACCGGCAACCAGGCGCACCGCGTGCTGCTCCTCGACGGTTTCCTCGGCGGGCTGTGGACGGCGGACGCCGGGGTGCTCACCGTGGAGCTCTTCGGTCCCGCGTCACGGGCGCTGAAGGAGGAGATCGTCGCCGAGGGGGAGACGCTGCTCGCCGACATGGCCGACTCGCCCGCCGGTACGAGTACGCGTACGGGTGCCGGTACCCGTACGGGTGCGAGTACGGTCGCCGTGCGCTTCGGGTCAATCCGGGGCTGA
- a CDS encoding TetR/AcrR family transcriptional regulator, translated as MADRQSLILEAAVRVIARNGVRGLRVEELASEAGVSTALIYYHFKDRAGLIQRTLAFISDRATGYTDEALDDSEDARGVLLQLLLSELQDTTRVRENSIAWGELRASAIFDTDLRETLADSTRTWNRDTADSIMDAQVAGLADPRAVPLDVAERLTALVEGLSERWLSGSLALDRARDLIAGALDAELGAHPGK; from the coding sequence GTGGCCGATCGCCAATCGTTGATCTTGGAAGCTGCCGTACGCGTGATCGCCCGCAACGGCGTCAGGGGACTGCGCGTCGAGGAGCTGGCGTCCGAGGCGGGGGTGTCCACGGCGCTGATCTACTACCACTTCAAGGACCGGGCCGGCTTGATCCAGCGGACCCTCGCCTTCATCAGCGACCGCGCCACCGGTTACACCGACGAGGCGCTCGACGACTCCGAGGACGCCCGGGGCGTACTGCTCCAGTTGCTGCTGAGCGAGCTCCAGGACACCACCCGGGTCCGCGAGAACAGCATCGCCTGGGGCGAGTTGCGGGCCAGCGCGATCTTCGACACCGACCTGCGGGAGACGCTGGCGGACTCCACCCGCACCTGGAACCGGGACACCGCCGATTCGATCATGGACGCCCAGGTGGCGGGGCTCGCCGACCCCCGGGCGGTCCCGCTGGACGTCGCCGAGCGGCTGACCGCGCTGGTGGAGGGGTTGAGCGAGCGCTGGCTCAGCGGTTCGCTGGCCCTGGACCGCGCCCGCGATCTGATCGCGGGCGCGCTGGACGCGGAACTCGGCGCGCATCCCGGAAAGTGA
- a CDS encoding magnesium and cobalt transport protein CorA, which translates to MIDSAVYRDGRRAASPASLADTFRQLREQPDGMAWIGLHRPTEAELHSLAAEFNLHPLSIEDALEAHQRPKLERYGDTLFVVLRAARYLDALEEVDFGELHVFVGPDFLITVRHGAAPDLSAVRRRMEETPDLLSLGPEAALYAILDAVVDGYAPVVEGVQNDMDEIETEVFRGDPEVSRRIYALSREMVEFQRATRPLVGMLHSLMAGFAKYGTDEELQRYLRDVADHVTHTSERVDGFRQALTEILTVNATLVSQQQNAEMRALAEAGFEQNEEIKKISAWAAILFAPTLVGTIYGMNFEVMPELKWAAGYPFAVLLMAVVCVSLYLIFKKRDWL; encoded by the coding sequence GTGATCGACTCCGCCGTCTACCGCGACGGCCGCCGCGCCGCGTCCCCCGCCTCCCTCGCCGACACCTTCCGGCAACTGCGCGAACAGCCCGACGGCATGGCCTGGATCGGCCTGCACCGCCCGACGGAGGCCGAACTCCACTCCCTCGCGGCCGAGTTCAACCTCCACCCGCTGTCCATCGAGGACGCGCTGGAGGCACACCAACGCCCCAAGCTGGAGCGCTACGGCGACACCCTCTTCGTCGTCCTGCGCGCCGCCCGGTACCTGGACGCCCTGGAGGAGGTCGACTTCGGCGAACTCCACGTCTTCGTCGGCCCGGACTTCCTCATCACGGTCCGCCACGGCGCGGCCCCCGACCTCTCCGCCGTCCGCCGCCGCATGGAGGAGACCCCCGACCTCCTCTCCCTCGGCCCGGAAGCCGCCCTGTACGCCATCCTCGACGCGGTCGTCGACGGGTACGCCCCGGTCGTCGAGGGCGTCCAGAACGACATGGACGAGATCGAGACCGAGGTGTTCCGCGGCGACCCCGAGGTCTCCCGCCGCATCTACGCGCTCTCCCGCGAGATGGTCGAGTTCCAGCGCGCCACCCGCCCGCTGGTCGGCATGCTCCACAGCCTGATGGCGGGCTTCGCCAAGTACGGCACGGACGAGGAACTCCAGCGCTACCTCCGCGACGTCGCCGACCACGTCACCCACACCAGCGAGCGCGTCGACGGCTTCCGCCAGGCCCTCACCGAGATCCTGACGGTCAACGCCACCCTGGTCTCCCAACAGCAGAACGCCGAGATGCGCGCCCTGGCCGAAGCCGGCTTCGAACAGAACGAGGAGATCAAGAAGATCTCCGCCTGGGCCGCCATCCTCTTCGCCCCCACCCTGGTCGGCACCATCTACGGCATGAACTTCGAGGTCATGCCGGAACTCAAGTGGGCCGCCGGCTACCCCTTCGCGGTCCTGCTGATGGCGGTGGTCTGCGTCAGCCTGTACCTCATCTTCAAGAAGCGCGACTGGTTGTAG
- a CDS encoding glutathione peroxidase produces the protein MSLYDIPLTTLDDEPTSLAAHKGKAILLVNTASQCGLTPQYSGLARLQFAYEKKGFTVIGVPCNQFGGQEPGTADDIQTFCAAGFGVTFPMLEKSEVNGENRHPLYAELVKTPDAEGEAGDIQWNFEKFLISPAGEVVGRFRPRTEPESPEIVAAIEAQLPA, from the coding sequence ATGAGCCTGTACGACATTCCGCTGACCACCCTGGACGACGAGCCCACCAGCCTCGCGGCCCACAAGGGCAAGGCGATCCTGCTCGTGAACACCGCCTCGCAGTGCGGGCTCACCCCGCAGTACTCGGGTCTGGCCCGGCTGCAGTTCGCGTACGAGAAGAAGGGGTTCACGGTGATCGGCGTGCCGTGCAACCAGTTCGGCGGCCAGGAGCCCGGCACCGCGGACGACATCCAGACCTTCTGCGCGGCCGGCTTCGGGGTCACCTTCCCCATGCTGGAGAAGTCCGAGGTCAACGGCGAGAACCGGCACCCGCTGTACGCGGAGCTGGTGAAGACCCCGGACGCCGAGGGTGAGGCGGGAGACATCCAGTGGAACTTCGAGAAGTTCCTGATCTCCCCCGCCGGCGAGGTCGTCGGCCGCTTCCGGCCGCGCACCGAGCCCGAGTCCCCCGAGATCGTCGCCGCGATCGAGGCCCAGCTCCCCGCCTAG
- the gcl gene encoding glyoxylate carboligase translates to MPRMTAAAAAVEILKREGVSQAFGVPGAAINPFYRELKNVGGINHTLARHVEGASHMAEGYTRTTPGNIGVCIGTSGPAGTDMITGLYSAIADSIPILCITGQAPVAKLHKEDFQAVDIASIAKPVTKAATTVLEAAQVPGVFQQAFYLMRSGRPGPVLIDLPIDVQLTEIEFDPDLYEPLAVHKPAATRKQAEKAIQFLLESERPLIVAGGGIINADACDLLVEFAELTGVPVISTLMGWGVIPDDHELAAGMVGVQTSHRYGNATFLESDFVLGIGNRWANRHTGYNLDAYLGDRKFVHVDIEPTQIGKIFAPDLGIASDAKAALEIFIEVAKELKAEGKLPDFSAWVASHLERKGTLQRRTHFDNIPMKPQRVYEEMNKAFGPETRYVTTIGLSQIAGAQMLHVFKPRHWINCGQAGPLGWTIPAALGVATADPQTPVVALSGDYDFQFMLEELAVGAQHKIPYVHVLVNNAYLGLIRQAQGGLGINFEVNLEFENINAPELGVYGVDHVKVVEGLGCKAIRVTDPNELGAALEEAKKLAAEYSVPVVVEAILERVTNISMSKTVDMSDVTEFEELATEPGHAPTAIRPLTV, encoded by the coding sequence ATGCCTCGTATGACAGCCGCCGCCGCTGCAGTGGAGATCCTCAAGCGCGAGGGCGTTTCGCAAGCGTTCGGCGTGCCCGGCGCTGCGATCAACCCGTTCTACCGCGAGCTCAAGAACGTCGGTGGCATCAACCACACCCTCGCCCGGCACGTCGAGGGCGCCTCGCACATGGCCGAGGGCTACACCCGCACGACCCCGGGCAACATCGGTGTCTGCATCGGTACGTCCGGCCCCGCCGGCACCGACATGATCACCGGCCTCTACTCGGCCATCGCGGACTCGATCCCGATCCTGTGCATCACCGGTCAGGCGCCGGTCGCGAAGCTGCACAAGGAAGACTTCCAGGCCGTCGACATCGCCTCGATCGCCAAGCCCGTCACCAAGGCCGCGACCACGGTCCTGGAGGCCGCGCAGGTCCCCGGCGTCTTCCAGCAGGCCTTCTACCTGATGCGTTCCGGCCGTCCGGGCCCGGTCCTCATCGACCTGCCGATCGACGTCCAGCTGACCGAGATCGAGTTCGACCCCGACCTGTACGAGCCGCTGGCCGTGCACAAGCCGGCCGCGACCCGCAAGCAGGCCGAGAAGGCCATCCAGTTCCTGCTGGAGTCCGAGCGTCCGCTGATCGTCGCCGGTGGCGGCATCATCAACGCCGACGCCTGCGACCTGCTGGTCGAGTTCGCCGAGCTGACCGGTGTCCCGGTCATCTCCACCCTCATGGGCTGGGGCGTCATCCCCGACGACCACGAGCTGGCCGCCGGCATGGTCGGTGTGCAGACCTCGCACCGCTACGGCAATGCCACGTTCCTGGAGTCGGACTTCGTCCTGGGCATCGGCAACCGCTGGGCCAACCGTCACACCGGCTACAACCTGGACGCGTACCTCGGCGACCGCAAGTTCGTCCACGTCGACATCGAGCCCACCCAGATCGGCAAGATCTTCGCCCCCGACCTCGGCATCGCCTCCGACGCCAAGGCCGCGCTGGAGATCTTCATCGAGGTCGCCAAGGAGCTCAAGGCCGAGGGCAAGCTCCCCGACTTCAGCGCCTGGGTCGCCTCGCACCTGGAGCGCAAGGGCACGCTCCAGCGTCGTACGCACTTCGACAACATCCCCATGAAGCCGCAGCGCGTCTACGAGGAGATGAACAAGGCCTTCGGCCCGGAGACGCGTTACGTCACCACCATCGGCCTCTCCCAGATCGCCGGCGCGCAGATGCTGCACGTCTTCAAGCCGCGCCACTGGATCAACTGCGGCCAGGCCGGCCCGCTCGGCTGGACGATCCCGGCCGCGCTGGGTGTCGCCACCGCCGACCCGCAGACCCCCGTCGTCGCCCTCTCCGGCGACTACGACTTCCAGTTCATGCTGGAGGAGCTGGCGGTCGGTGCGCAGCACAAGATCCCGTACGTCCACGTCCTGGTGAACAACGCCTACCTGGGGCTGATCCGTCAGGCGCAGGGCGGCCTGGGCATCAACTTCGAGGTCAACCTCGAATTCGAGAACATCAACGCCCCCGAGCTGGGTGTCTACGGCGTCGACCACGTCAAGGTCGTCGAGGGCCTCGGCTGCAAGGCGATCCGGGTCACCGACCCGAACGAGCTGGGTGCCGCCCTGGAGGAGGCCAAGAAGCTCGCCGCCGAGTACAGCGTCCCGGTGGTCGTCGAGGCCATCCTGGAGCGCGTCACCAACATCTCGATGAGCAAGACGGTCGACATGAGTGACGTCACCGAGTTCGAGGAGCTCGCGACCGAGCCGGGCCACGCCCCGACCGCGATCCGCCCGCTGACCGTCTGA